The Chryseobacterium sp. G0186 genome includes the window ATCGTAGGTAAGTTTTTGTAAAGCTGTTTTAAGCTCCGTAACATTAGCTTCCGGTGCAATATTTTCTTTTTTCATAATAAAAATGAGTTCATCGAATCTGTTTTTGCTGCTGGTCACTCTTTTTACAATTTGTGAACGTACTTCTTTACGATACTGTTCTATAGAATTAGGTTTCAGCTTTTCTAACACCATATTCACCATCGGGCTGTTTTCTTTGAAATATTGTGGAAGATAAACTTTCAGATTCCCCTCATAACTTTGCTGATCAAAATCAATAGGACGAATTCTGTAAATAACCTGATCGAAATCGTGTATAGGAATAATAACATAATTATAAGAACGCATGTCACCAAGTAACCCAATGAGGCAACGTTCGTTGAATTTTACAAACTCCTTGGAAATCTGTGCCTTTTCCAACTCTGTACAATTGGGTAAATGCTTCTGAATAAAAACATCCCCGGGAATTCCTAAAATATGTTCTTCTATTAAAGTGTTTTTGTAAATCAGAAAGTTAATCCGGTTGGGAGAGAGAAGGTCTTCCAGTTCCAGTCCGTAGATGCGGGAAGCATCCGCCTGTTTAATATAAAAATTAGTATAATTATCGTTCAGAATATTCCTCACCCGAATTCTAAAAGGTTTAGAGTTTCCGAACGTACAAAAATCAATGGTGTCCACTTTTAGATAAGGTAAAGTAGCCTCATCTCCGTCGGAATGGAGAAGGGTATAAATCTTATTTAAATTAGACTCTATTTCTTTAAATTCATATTCAGGATATAATACGCCAAGCCACAAAGTATCTTTGCCCTCCTTATCCAGAATATTTACACTGTCACTGAATCTTAGCAGGTCTTCATATAAAAAATGGATCTTGGTCGTTCGGTTATGTTTTTCCAAATATTGCTCTAACGCTTCCGAAACAGGATATATTGGTTTTCTAAAAGCAATCTTTACATCTTTCATTACGCTGTTTACTTTATTTAAATATAAAAAATATTTTTTCCTCACGGAGGAATAATTCTTATTTTAACATGACTCTGATATTTTTTATAAAAGAAGATGATATCAAAATTTTATTTTATCTTCAGGGCGTATTTTTTTTATTTATTTTTTCATAGCTTAGTGACATCATAAGAATTTGATTTTATGTTAAATAAGCGTAGTTAAATTTAAATAATTCAAGAAAAATCTTGACAAAATTTTGTATGTTACAGTTTTTTTTTAAATTTAAACATTGGATTGGTAATTTATTTGATACGTCTGTAAATTATTCAAAGACAGATCCAAACCAAAATAGTAAATCTCAAAATAATAATAATATGGCAATGTTTAATTATGGTGTTGGCGGAAACGAGGTAAAAGTAGACGCTAATGAAGCTATTCAGGAAATCCAGGAAAATAAATCACTGATAGTAAGCCAGCTTACAACAGAAGAATCTTATACCCCTGAAATTGTAACAGGATTAAAAACTGTAGAAGATGTCTTCAAACATTTTCAGCCTTCAATCTCTGTACAGCATGAAACAGAAGATGGAGGTACAGTTGAAGAAGAATTTCGTTTTCAAAATCTTGGAGACTTTACTCCCAAAAGCCTTACTCAGAAATCAGACTATCTGCAACAGCTGAGCATGGAACAGGAGCAGTACAACAAAATTGTACGTCAGCTGAAAACAAATAAAATTCTACGCAATATGCTGGAGAACGATCAGACAAGAGCTGCGTTCATAGAAGTATTGAAAGATGTGGCACAAGAACTTGAAAAATAATTAAAGACTTACATTAAATCATGGATAGCAAATTACAGGCGCAAGAAAGCCAGCAGCAGGGTCAGCAGCAACACTCAGGGCAACCGAAGGGAAACCCGCTTGCAGAGCTCAATAAAATGGGAGGTTTTGGCTTTGTTGAATCCGTTGTGGACGGTATCGCCAATATGAACCCAACAAGAAAAGCCAGAAAGGAAATTTTCCTTAATGATGGTAATAAAGCAGACGAAAGAAAAGAACTACTTCAGAAAATTAACCTTTGGGTGAGTCTTTTAGAAGGAAGTGAATCCTCAGATAAAATGGCCGATACGTGCAAAACAAAAGCACAACAGGCAGATCAGAATCTAAAGAAAAACTTAAAAAATACATTGGATGCCGTTCGTTTGTTGGAAACCAACTACAGAACTGTTGCTCAATTCTATAAAAATACAGAATTAGACAAAGTAGACAACGTAAGTATTGTTAACGCAAGCATCGATCAGGTTTCAGACCTGGATAATCCTTTATTCATTGATGCAATTTCTGAAGAATTTAAAAATTACTACGACCGTTTAGACCTTAGAGATAATTACTCAATTTTAGCAATCCCTGGATATTTAGGATCCAATAAAGTGATTGAGAAATGGGCAAAAATCTGTAACGAAAACAAGGTAATGATGGTAACAGACTTTGCCAACCTTGATAAACCGGATGATGTAGTAGACTTATTCCATTCCGCAAACCTTACAGGAGGTGAACTTCACAGAAGTAACGTTATTATGACGTGTAACTGGCTGGTAGGACGTGGAAAAGCTGAAGAAGTAGGTGAAGAAGATAACGTAGAACTTCCACCTTCCACTTCATTAGCCGGAAAAATCCATAAAACCCTAATGTCTCAGGTAGCAGCAGGTAAAAAACATGGTAACATCAACGAAGTAGACGCCGTAAAATTCGAATTGAAGAAAAGTGAAATCTCTCAGTTAGAAAAAATGGGTCTTGTTCCAATGGTTAACGAATATGGAAAAATTATGGCTTTCTCTGCAAAGACATTATTTACAGGAGACAATATTGGTCTTCAGACTTATTCCGTAGTTCGTGTATTCGACTATGTAACTAAAGTATTACTGGACTTCCTGAACAGAAGAGCCTTTGAAAACTGGAATGCTAAAAATGAAGACGATTTGAGAAGACAAATTGTGACTTTCCTTGATAATATCAAAGGACCGGACAAATTGATCGAAAAATTCAAAATCGTTCGTTTCGAGCAGGACAGAGTAAATAAAGACAGAGTATGGCTGGATATCCGTATGACACCTTATTTCCCAACAAAAAGTTTCGTTATTAAACTAGACGGACACAAAGGAGATGATGGTAACGAATGGGATGCAGAATATTCTCAAGAATAAAAAAACTTATTTTAAATAATGAAAACCGATGCAATTTTACATCGGTTTTTTTCTACCAATATCTATGAAATTTAATATGAATAAAAAGCTTATCATGGGATTGCCTGCCTTATTAATGGTATTTTTGATAAGTTGTGAAAAAAAATACCAAAGTCCTGCTAAATACGAAGAAGATCTTTTTGCAGATGAACGCCAGGAAGGAAAGGCATACATCATGAATGAAGAAGAATGTTTTGATGGCAGTGAACTCGTTATTGCCAGTTCAAATGTAAAGCTTATAGACAGTTCAAAAGGACGCGGAAAGGCTTTTTTTATCTACAAGGTAAGGTCCGGGAAAGTATTGAAAACGGTAAGGGATTCCACACTGGAGTACCCAATGCAGTTCCTGTCTCCTTATAAATTGAAGCTGAAAGAGGATTCCATGTATGTTTATCTGAAAAACCTTAATGGATATCGTTTAATTGCAAAAGACAGAAACCTTAAATATCAATGGCTAAGAGCTGCGCCGGTATATTCTGTGAAGAAAAACTAAAATAACCCTATCTTTGCAACATTAAAATAATGCCCGGAAATGAAGAAAGATAATCTCTTCATGGCTTAAACAGATTGATTTTTGGAAAAAAATAATACAGGCTCAGAATTTCTTCATGTAGGAAACAGGCTTTTGGAATGGTATCGGAATAATGCAAGAGATCTGCCTTTCAGACAGACAAAAGACCCCTATAAAATCTGGATTTGTGAAATTGTATTTCAGCAGACAAGAATTAATCAGGGATTAAACCATTACAATAATTTTATTAAAAGATTTCCGGACGTCAAAACCTTGGCAGAAGCTGAGGAAAATGAAGTTTTGCTTTACTGGAAAGGATTGGGCTATTATTCAAGGGCAATCAATATCCATAAGGCAGCCCAACAGATCATGAATGATTACCAGGGCGTATTTCCGGCTCAGTATGAAGAGATTCTAAAATTAAAGGGAGTAGGGAAGTATACGGCTGCAGCTGTTTCAAGCATTTGCTTCGGAGGAAAAATGCCTGCTGTGGACGGGAACTTTTACCGTGTTTTGAGCCGTTTCTTTGCAGATGATTTTGATATTTCCAATTCAAGGGCATTTACTTACTTTTCAGAACTGGCAGCTTTGGTGATGCCTGATAATGTTGGAGACTTCAATCAGGCAATGATGGACATTGGTTCTGAGATCTGTAAACCGAAGAATCCTCTTTGTGGAGAATGCCCGATCAATGAAGACTGCCTTGCATTTTCTCTGCAAAAAATATCCGAATACCCTGTAAAAACAAAAAAAGTAAAGGCTGAAGATCTTGCTTTGACCTATTATTTTGTTCACAGAAACGGGCAATTTTTAATCCGTCAGCGAGGGGATGACTTCATCTGGAAAAAATTATTTGAATTTCCATCATCTATTTCTACTGAAATGGAAGCATTCATTACCCATTCAAAAACAATTTCCCACAAGCTGACCCACAAGAACTTAAGTATTGAAATCTTTAATATACATGTAGTTTCAGAAGATCTCTGGAATCATTTTATTACTGAAAATCAATATGAAATTACAGACATTCAGGGATCTCACGAAAAATCCTTTCCGAAGCCTCTGGAAAATTACATTCAAAACTCATTGAAAGACTGAAATTTGTCTTCCGAAATCTAAAATCTAATTTGTACTTTTGCAAAATGATTAAAAAAGTCATTTTTATTTTTGTATCACTACTTTTAATTTCATGTGGAAAAGATCCGGTTCCGAAACCTTATGGTGAACTGCGTCTGGAATACCCGGCACCGAAATATCAAAAGTTTGAAAACAACTGTGCCTATACATTTGAATATTCAGATTTTGCTACTATTACTGCAGCTAAAAAACCTTGTTGGTATTATTTGAATTATCCTAAAATGAATGCAAAGGTGTTTGTAACCTATTATCCGATACAGAATGACTTTGCAGAACACATCAAGGAAGCTGAAAAGATGGTGTATGAACATACCATTAAAGCCAGTTCCATAGATACAAAATCCTTTGAATACCCTGAAAAGAAAGTATACGGGAATTTCTATGAACTGAAAGGACAGAGTGCCTCCAATCTTCAATTTTACATTACAGACAGTTCGAAGCACTTCGTAACTGCTTATTTATACTTTAATACGAGACCGAAACCGGACTCTCTGGCTCCTGCAGTGAACTATATCAAAAACGATATGAAGCACTTGCTGGATTCTTTTGAATGGAAAAAATAATTACTTTTAATATACATTGAAAAATATATGAAACTTTTAGTTGTAGGAAGTGTTGCATTTGATGCAATTGAAACACCATTTGGTAAAACGGACAAGATTTTAGGAGGTGCAGCCACTTATATTGGGATCACTTCATCTATTTTAGGCGTTAAATCAGGTATCGTTTCTGTAGTAGGAGGAGACTTTCCACAGGAACACCTTGATATGTTTACAAACAGAGAAGTAAACATCGAAGGAATTGAAATTGTAAAAGAAGGAAAAACGTTTTTCTGGTCAGGAAAATACCACAATGATTTGAACACCAGAGATACTTTGGCGACAGAGGTAAATGTGTTGGAAAACTTTGATCCGAAAATTCCTGATTCAATGCAGGATGCCGAAATTTTATTACTTGGAAACCTACACCCTGGAGTTCAGTTATCTGTATTGGAAAAAATGAATAAGCGTCCTAAGCTTGTTATCCTTGATACAATGAACTTCTGGATGGATTCTGCATGGGATATCTTAATGGATATGATTGCAAAAACAGATGTAATTACCATCAATGATGAGGAGGCAAGACAGCTTTCAGGAGAATATTCTCTGGTAAAAGCAGCTAAAAAGATCCACACAATGGGACCTGAGTACGTGATCATCAAGAAAGGAGAACACGGAGCTTTATTGTTCCATGACAATAAAGTATTTGCTATCCCGGCACTTCCGTTGGAAGATGTTTTTGATCCAACTGGAGCTGGAGATACATTTGCCGGAGGATTTGCAGCTTACCTTGCTAAAAAAGAAAAAATTGATTTTGATACCATGAAATCTGCTCTTATCGTAGGTTCTGCAATGGCTTCATTCACGGTAGAAAAATTCGGAACAGAAAGAATAGAAGAAGTAAACGAATCAGATATGTTCAGCAGATTGAGACAATTCAAAGAATTGACGACATTTGATATTGAACTGCAGTAAATAAGTCTTTTTAAGAAATATTTATAATAAAAAATTGAGTGTAATTCGTTAAGAATTCTAAATTTGCAACTTGTTAAAATAGTAAAATGACAAATAAACTAAAAATCACTTATCTTCTTGGGATTTTCATCATGATTTTTTCTTCCAATATGATGAATGCCCAGCTAAAACCAGGAGATTTAGTGGATGGTATTGCTGCTGTTATCGGAGATGAGATTGTTTTGGAATCAGATGTAACCGAGCAGATGAATTATGGAAAACAGCAGGGAGCTACCAACACAGATAAGTGTGAGTTCCTTGAAAACCTTATCAGTAATAAACTTCTTGTATACGAAGCAAAAAAGGATACATTAATTGAAAACCGTTCTGCAGCGATCAAGGAGCAGGCTAATGCAAAATACCGTCAGTTGCTTTCTCAATTTCCGGATGAAAAAACATTACTTGCTGCTTATAAGTTCAGAAATTCTTATGAAATGAGAAATGCCATCGAAAAAATCGATACAGACCAATATTACGGGCAGGCAAAATATCAAAGAGTTACTGAAAAGGCGGACGTAACACCAAATGAGGTTACTGATTTCTTCAATATGTATAAAATGCAGTTGCCACAAGTAAAAGATGAGATTACCTTAGCTCAGATCATGATCTATCCTGCTCTAACAGAGGCTCACAAACAGGATCTTATCAATAGGCTGAAAAAAATCAAACAGGATATTATTGGTGGAGAAACTTTTGAAAGCCAGGCAAGAATTTATTCTGAAGATGAGGGGTCTGCTTCCAATGGCGGATTATATAAAAACATCAACAAAGGACAGATGGTGAAGCCATTTGAGGCTGCTGCACTAAACCTTCAGGAAAATGAGATCTCTGACCCTATTGAATCTGAATTTGGATACCATATCATTCAGCTATTGAAGAGATCAGGTAAAGTATATGACGCAAGACATATTTTGCTAAAGGCTACACCAACAGATGAGGAACTTAAAACTGCAAAAGTAAAATTAGACAGTATCAGAGGTTTGATTATAGATGGTAAGATAACATTTAAAGATGCAGCATTCAAGTATTCTGATGATAAAAAAACCAAGTTCAATGCAGGAATTATTCCTGGTGCTGACGGTTCTGATAAAATTGAAAGAGAAAGTATCCCTGGAACAATCAGCTACGAATTGGCAGGTTTGAATAAAGGAGATATGACAACGGCTTTTGAAGATGAAGAAAACAGAAGAAAGGCGGTAAAGATCATTAAAATTGAAGATGTTATTCCTGCACACCAGATCACACTGGAAACAGACTTTAGCAGAATCAAGCAGATGGCACTCAACAAAAAGAAAAATGAAATGGTTGAGAAGTTTGTTAACTCTAGGCTACCAACAACATTCATTTCTATCGACGGACGTTACGATAACTGTAACTTTAAATCCAACTGGAAGAAAGAGTCAATCAAAAAATAAAATCAAAAACCTTCAGAATTTCTGGAGGTTTTTTTTAGGAATATACTTAAGTGGTGAAAAACAAATAAATCTTTCCTTGCTAAATTTAAATATCTGTTGCTATACATTTAAACAGTACTTTTTATATATTTACTCAAACAGACAAGATGGATTACCCTTTTTATCTTAAAGAGTTTCGTTCTGCCATATCAAAAGTTTCTAACGAAGAATTAGAGATTTGTGGCTTAAAAATAGCGATAGATATTGTTTTGGAATCGGTAGCACTTAAAGTTTATAAACCAGAATGGTCTAGTGATTTGCAGTCACCACTCCATGCAAAAGGACGAATATTCTTTTCAATCTGGATCAGTGATGAAACTATTAGGCAAGGAAAAATGTATTATAATATCCATGCTTTAAAGCTAAGAGAATTGAAAGACTATTCACTATCCAGCAGAAATTTCGCACAGGATTTTAGAAGTGAATTTCTGAAATATCAAAAAGACTGGCCTAATGTAAGGGTAAACTTTGGTCCATTGACTTTAATGCAGGGGTGGGTTGACCTTAAAGCAGAGGATTTGCAGGAAAATATAGCGGAACTGGTTCAAAAATTTTTAAAAATCAGTTCAATGATAGATATAGCGTTAGCGCCCTATAAAAAAAGTAAGATTTAGTAGATTTTCTAACGAATAGGAATGTCTTACAATCATTGTTTTTAGTATTTTTACATATGAGCAATTTTATAGATTTCAATTCGGCAAAAAAACTACATGATATGCAGGCTAACCAAAATAGAATTTCAGAACTTTTCAATATAAAATATCCAATTATTCAGGCCGGGATGATCTGGCACTCAGGATGGAGATTGGCATCAGCCGTTTCCAATTGTGGAGGGCTGGGATTAATAGGAGCTGGAAGTATGTATCCGGATATCCTAAGAGAAAACATCCAAAAGTGTAAACAGGCAACGGATAAACCTTTTGGGATCAATGTCCCTATGTTGTATCCTAATCTTGAAGAGATTATTCAGATTATTTTGGAGGAGGGAGTGAAAATCGTATTTACTTCAGCCGGAAACCCGAAAACTTATACAGAAACCTTACAGAAAGAGGGAATAAAGGTTGCTCACGTAGTTTCTTCTACAAAATTTGCAGTAAAATGTGAAGAAGCAGGAGTAGACGCTGTCGTAGCCGAAGGCTTTGAAGCCGGTGGGCACAACGGGAGGGATGAAACAACCACATTCTGCCTGATCCCGAATGTAAAAAAGCATATTTCAAAACCTTTAATTGCAGCAGGTGGAATTGCCTTAGGGTCACAAATGAAAGCAGCCATGATGTTAGGCGCGGATGGTGTTCAGATTGGTTCCCGTTTTGCAGCTACCACTGAAGCCAGTGCCCATGACAACTGGAAAAGAAAAATAACAGAACTTCAGGAGGGAGATACCCATCTTACCCTAAAGGAATTAGCTCCCGTAAGAATGGTCAAGAATAAATTCTTCAATGAATTGGAGGAAATCTATCAGGAAGGAAGAAATAAAGAAGCTTTAATCACTTCATTAGGCAGAGCAAGAGCAAAACGCGGAATGTTTGAGGGTGATATGGAGGATGGCGAACTGGAAATAGGACAGGTTTCTGCCCTGATCAATGATATCCTTCCCGTAGAAACAGTCTTTAACCAACTTTTAAAAGAATTTGAAGAAACAAAAATACCAACATTATAATCAACAGGAATCCTAATCAGGGTTCCTTTTTTTGTATTAAAAATGAAGCTCTGTAGACTGTTTAATAGTACTCATCACAAAGGAACTTTTGATTTTGCTAATATGAGGAATCACAGACAGTTTCGTCGCAATGAAATCACTAAAAGCTTCAGGACTTTGTACAACAACTTTTAAGATATAATCGAAAATGCCACCTGTGATATAAGCTTCTACCACTTCATCCAAAGTAGCGATCCTTTTAGAAAACTCCTCTACATACTCAATCTGTTGGCTGTTGAGAGATACTGTAATAATCACTGTAAAGTTTAATCCTACTTTTTTGGGATCAATTAAAGCTACATAATTAGTGATGTAGCCCTCATTTTCAAGCTTTTTAATTTTGTCATAGATAGATGTACGTGACATGTTTAGCCTTTCTGTAAGATCAGTAATATCAAATCTTGAACTTTTCTGAAGAGCCCTTAGCAGTTCAAGTTCCTGTTTTCCTAATTTGTCCATCCGGATTTTTTCCGATAAATATATAAAAATATTATATGTTTTGAACTTTGTTGGTTTTTAAATTTAAATACATGGAATTTTTACATATTTTAAATTTATATTTCCTATTTATTTCGTTATTTGATACTTTTGTTGGGATTTAAATCATTTGTTATTTTAAATAATTAGCATAAGAGATCAATATAAAAATGATACAGAATAATATAATAAACCCGTGGTGCATTTAGGAAAAAAAACAGAAGCTGCTCACTATTAGATAAATACCTAACTTTAATTGTCTAACAAACGATTAAATATGAACAGCTTCACTGCAAATTATGAAAAAATATTACAGACTCTGGTAAAAATAGAAAGTAAAATGAATTTTTTGAATCAAATCCGCAAACCCCAATTGTCAGATCTTGAGTTAATCTCCATAGACTTAACTTCAGAATTTATGGGTATTGACTCGGAACGGGACTTATTCAGAAAGTTACCTTATAATTTATCCTCAAGGATAGAGCGAAGTGTTTACAATCGTAGAAAGCGCAACTTGTTTAGTTATCGGGATTCTTTAAGAAAAAAGATAGCGTTCAAAATATCTGTTAGTGATTATTACATTGTAGATAGTATGCCCTTGGAAATATGCAAATTAAGCAGAAGTTCCAGAAGTACAGTTTGTAGGGAAAACTACTTTACGAGCCCAGATAGAGGGTATTGTGCCTCTCAAAACAGTGCTTATTACGGGTATAAATTACATGCTGTATGTACTACTGAGGGGGTTTTTACTGATTTTGATTTAACACAGGCCTCTGTACATGATATTCATTATCTGAAGGATATTAAACAATTGTATCAAAATTGTACAATATTAGGCGATAAAGGCTATCTGAGTATTGATTATCAAAGAGACTTATTTACTTACAACCAGATTAATTTGGAAGTTCCCATGCGGAAAAACCAGCATGAATATAAACCACAGGCTTATATTTTCAGAAAATCCAGAAAGCGTATTGAAACTTTATTTTCACAATTATGCGATCAATTTATGATTAGAAGAAACTATTCGAAATCATTTGATGGCTTCAAGAACAGAATATTATCTAAAATAATGGCACTTACTGTTATACAATGGATTAATAAACTAAACAATAGAAATATTAACAACTTAAAAACTCGAATTGCTTAAATGCACCACGGGTATAATAAATATAAACGGCAAAGGCCTTTACATAGAATATAATCATTCATTTGAAAATAGGCCCACACTTGTTTTTTTGCATGATTCACTGGGCTCTGTGCAGCTTTGGAGAGATTTTCCAGCAAAATTATCCTTAGCTACAGAATGCAATATGCTAGCCTATGACCGTTTAGGATATGGGAAATCTCATCCTATGCCTACCCATGAAAGACCCGTTAATTACATGGAACTGGAAGCAGACCTGTTGAATGATCTTTTGACCGAATTAAATATTCATAATGCAGTCCTGTTTGGGCACAGTGACGGAGGAACAATTGCCTTGATTACAGCTGCAAAATATCCGGAAAGGGTAGAAGCTGTTATTTGTGAAGCCGGGCATATATTTGTAGAAGAGGTAACCTTAAAAGGAGTATATGATGCCTGGGAAGCGTATAAAACAACGAATTTACCGGAGCGTTTACAGAAATACCACGGAGATAAAGTTGAAACTCTTTTTAAGGCATGGACGGAAACCTGGACCCGCGATGATTACAGAAGCTGGAATATTGAATATCTTTTAAAGAATATCACTTGTCCACTCTTATTCATTCAGGGAGAAGCTGATGAGTATGGTACTTTGGATCAGGTTGAAAAAACGGTTTCCCAGGTAAGTGGTAATGCGGAGAAGTATATTATTCCTGGTATTGGGCATACACCACATAAAGAAGTTCCTGAGATAGTACTGGAAAGATCAGTAAAGTTTATCAATAGGGAATTCTAATATAAAGACAATCAATTGAGATAACAAAAACACCTTGCAATCAGGGTGTTTTTCTATTTTATAACTAGGTGGTACTTGTACACATTGAGGAGTGTTTTATACAATAATAATGGGTGATTTTACATATGCTTGTAGGAGTGATTTTCAAGTTTTTTAATGAATTTTACCTATTAAAACTAAAATATTTATAGATTTCATTTTTACTTAAAATATGATTTTTTGATTTTAAAATAAAGGCTTAATAAATTCACAGTATATTTTTTCTCAATCATTTAAAATAGATGGTTTTTAATGCAAAAAAACAGCATGAAAAATACAATAGGATTTCTTTAATACGATCTTATTTAGACTTATTTTAGTAATGTTAAAAGATTATAATTACATTTTAAATTTCAAATGAAAAAATAATAATGTGCTTATGTTTGGTGTGAATGTGTTAGAGAGATGCAAATAGGTATCTCTCTTTTATTTTGAATATTATAAAAGTTGAAGCTCCCTTGCAATATTTTCTCTTGCCTTTGCTTCATATTTCTCTTTAAAATATTCTGTTTTAAAAATGCTGGTAAGCTCCAAAAAATGTTTAAGTACCTTTTTCCTCCCGGGTTTATAAAGTAGGTCCGGATAAATGGAATACTCCTTTCGGATCATTTTGGTATATGCTAAATAGCTTTCAAGATCCTTTCCCAAAATTGAAAGATCAGCATCCAAAAGATAATTGGTGTCCTCATCCTCTGATTTTTGGTGATATTTTGTAGCTAAAATTTGAGATGAAATAAGCTTGATATCATCAGTATGCAGGTGTAAATCAGTCAGTCTTGCTTCTGCTGTTAAAGCGCTTTTCTCCTCATTAGACTTTGAGGTGGCATTATAAACGATATCATGATAAAACAAAGAAAAAGAAAGAGCTGTAAAATTTGAAATTCTGTTTTTCACCACTTCAATTTCCTGAAACATATTTTCAAGATGAAGAAGATTGTGATAGTGTCTGCCTTTTTCAGTATACTTTATTTCAATTTCTTTCCAGAGACTGTCGATGAAGTCATTGTTTTTAGTAAAAGGGAAACAAAGCTGTTCGAATTGATCCTTTAGATTCATGATGAAAAGGTATA containing:
- a CDS encoding alpha/beta fold hydrolase — protein: MHDSLGSVQLWRDFPAKLSLATECNMLAYDRLGYGKSHPMPTHERPVNYMELEADLLNDLLTELNIHNAVLFGHSDGGTIALITAAKYPERVEAVICEAGHIFVEEVTLKGVYDAWEAYKTTNLPERLQKYHGDKVETLFKAWTETWTRDDYRSWNIEYLLKNITCPLLFIQGEADEYGTLDQVEKTVSQVSGNAEKYIIPGIGHTPHKEVPEIVLERSVKFINREF
- a CDS encoding IS982 family transposase translates to MNSFTANYEKILQTLVKIESKMNFLNQIRKPQLSDLELISIDLTSEFMGIDSERDLFRKLPYNLSSRIERSVYNRRKRNLFSYRDSLRKKIAFKISVSDYYIVDSMPLEICKLSRSSRSTVCRENYFTSPDRGYCASQNSAYYGYKLHAVCTTEGVFTDFDLTQASVHDIHYLKDIKQLYQNCTILGDKGYLSIDYQRDLFTYNQINLEVPMRKNQHEYKPQAYIFRKSRKRIETLFSQLCDQFMIRRNYSKSFDGFKNRILSKIMALTVIQWINKLNNRNINNLKTRIA